The following coding sequences lie in one Candidatus Cloacimonadota bacterium genomic window:
- a CDS encoding T9SS type A sorting domain-containing protein, protein MKNAVLIILLLGFIITLPASLVWNDAVPIRQGVNIEWFRTGTQTADGSAIYVWSDTKLGERDLWAQKVDAAGNMVWGEPLLIDGKPDRQEDPVITMTSDNHFIIAWIDFSDDLDGNVYAQKIDTNGQLLWPAGGKPVCTAVEVQIALNMEPDNAGGAYIVWSDSRNPSKDLYGQRLDASGNPVWALNGIPIANGTGDEEQNTMLPDGQGGLMIAYTHSYVGAEDIFLKRFNPDGSMAWPQLVVLSDATGSQSKVRMATLTGGEFMFTWQDQRNTDPDIYAQKVNLAGQLLWTDPFVVYGDSGSPGFTQQLNPRIVATSDNAAIIIWEDKDLDDQYTDLYAQKVGAAGNLLWGANGVPLSVADFAQSGPRMASDGNGGCYVVWDDLRNGNTPNDDIYAQHLSASGTSLWEANGKPVCTAPNQQNSGLVKVANGNVFINWMDIRNGSVGINFQVYNSAGTPQLANNGEEVFWGLSGDTPLDNYLILPRANDTVILWQDTRFANLGYQIYFQILNPDGSVALEPNGRPVTLSTGYNQLTPSAVVSPDGHIAVAWEDNRNPNPKIYLQLLDPNGNRLWGDTGMELTDMDPLSQKDPRISYLDGNFYVGWSNYDQVGASYRYHVYGQMIQNGQKQWGADGVMVSTLTGAELNDECVITDLKENYYSWQRFKPSDFTQSVYVKKLGPDGSAATGWPTAGQLASTHSNYDTAQRFPITAKTDQGIFVMWQDGRGDFIQNYYGQHLSTAGERLWEPLGVNLADYGREQEKPTLVDKDGFRNEIVFAWCENINGMHDIIAQKYSLAGSPLWGDLGNFVVQKDSTQSNPTLARFDNGGMVIAWADYYDIESDIYYKYIKSDGTFVQVSPLGDVLTDAGKMQYNPLIVTHGNDAYALWADGRSSGKTEILGLYAQRLSNATVANLDPVVPGLEAFRLLQNHPNPFNPSTSIGFQIGDPSKSHTLEIFNLRGQKVKTLASGHLEKGSHIVVWDGTDASGRGVSSGIYHYRLSNGSQTQTKRMVLMK, encoded by the coding sequence GTGAAAAATGCAGTCCTGATCATCCTGTTACTGGGATTCATTATTACGCTGCCCGCTTCCCTGGTTTGGAACGACGCCGTTCCCATCCGCCAGGGAGTGAACATCGAATGGTTCCGCACCGGAACGCAAACCGCCGACGGCAGCGCCATCTACGTTTGGTCCGACACCAAGCTGGGCGAGCGTGACCTTTGGGCGCAAAAGGTTGACGCGGCCGGAAACATGGTCTGGGGCGAGCCCCTGCTGATCGACGGCAAGCCGGACCGCCAGGAAGACCCCGTGATCACCATGACCTCGGACAACCATTTCATCATCGCCTGGATCGACTTTTCGGACGACTTGGACGGCAACGTTTACGCCCAGAAGATCGACACCAACGGCCAGTTGCTCTGGCCCGCGGGCGGAAAACCCGTCTGCACGGCCGTTGAAGTGCAGATCGCGCTGAACATGGAGCCGGACAACGCCGGCGGCGCTTACATCGTTTGGTCGGATTCCCGCAACCCCAGCAAAGACCTTTACGGACAGCGGCTCGACGCCTCCGGAAATCCCGTCTGGGCCCTAAACGGCATTCCCATCGCCAACGGCACCGGCGACGAGGAACAAAACACCATGCTGCCGGACGGACAGGGCGGCCTGATGATCGCCTACACCCACAGCTACGTGGGCGCGGAAGACATTTTCCTCAAACGCTTCAATCCCGACGGAAGCATGGCCTGGCCTCAGCTGGTGGTGCTTTCCGACGCCACCGGCAGCCAAAGCAAGGTCCGCATGGCCACCCTCACCGGCGGGGAATTCATGTTCACTTGGCAGGATCAGCGCAACACTGATCCAGACATCTACGCTCAGAAGGTGAACCTGGCCGGGCAGCTGCTCTGGACCGATCCCTTCGTGGTTTACGGAGATTCCGGCTCCCCCGGCTTCACCCAGCAGCTAAACCCCAGGATAGTGGCCACCAGCGACAACGCTGCCATCATCATCTGGGAGGACAAGGACCTGGACGACCAGTATACGGACCTCTACGCGCAGAAGGTCGGCGCGGCCGGAAACTTGCTTTGGGGCGCGAATGGTGTGCCCCTCAGCGTCGCGGATTTCGCCCAAAGCGGGCCTCGCATGGCTTCCGACGGAAACGGCGGCTGCTACGTTGTTTGGGATGACCTGCGCAACGGCAACACGCCCAATGACGACATTTACGCCCAACATCTTTCCGCCTCTGGAACCTCCCTCTGGGAAGCCAACGGCAAGCCCGTCTGCACCGCCCCCAACCAGCAGAACAGCGGTTTGGTGAAAGTGGCCAACGGCAACGTCTTCATCAACTGGATGGACATCCGCAACGGCAGCGTGGGCATCAACTTCCAAGTTTACAATTCCGCCGGCACCCCCCAACTGGCCAACAACGGCGAGGAAGTTTTCTGGGGTCTCAGCGGCGACACCCCGCTGGACAACTATCTGATCCTGCCCCGGGCCAACGACACCGTGATCCTCTGGCAGGACACCCGCTTCGCCAACCTCGGCTACCAGATCTATTTCCAAATCCTCAATCCCGACGGCAGCGTGGCCCTGGAACCCAACGGCCGCCCCGTGACCCTGTCCACCGGCTACAACCAGCTCACACCCAGCGCGGTGGTCTCTCCAGACGGACATATCGCCGTAGCCTGGGAAGACAACCGCAACCCCAACCCCAAGATCTACCTCCAGTTGCTGGATCCCAACGGAAACAGGCTTTGGGGCGACACCGGCATGGAACTCACGGACATGGACCCCCTCAGCCAGAAAGACCCCCGCATCAGCTATCTGGACGGCAATTTCTACGTCGGCTGGTCGAACTACGACCAGGTCGGCGCCAGTTACCGCTACCACGTGTACGGCCAGATGATCCAGAACGGCCAGAAGCAGTGGGGCGCGGACGGCGTGATGGTGAGCACCCTCACGGGCGCTGAACTGAACGACGAATGCGTGATCACCGACCTCAAGGAAAACTATTACTCCTGGCAGCGCTTCAAGCCTTCCGATTTCACCCAGAGCGTTTATGTGAAAAAGCTGGGCCCGGACGGCAGCGCCGCCACCGGCTGGCCCACAGCCGGACAGCTTGCCTCCACTCACTCCAATTACGATACCGCCCAGCGTTTTCCGATTACCGCCAAGACCGATCAGGGCATCTTCGTGATGTGGCAGGACGGGCGTGGCGACTTCATCCAAAACTATTACGGACAGCATCTCTCCACTGCCGGAGAACGCCTCTGGGAACCGCTCGGAGTGAATCTGGCCGATTACGGGCGCGAACAGGAAAAACCCACCCTGGTGGACAAAGACGGCTTCAGAAACGAGATCGTCTTCGCCTGGTGCGAAAACATCAACGGCATGCACGACATCATCGCCCAGAAGTATTCCCTGGCCGGATCACCCCTCTGGGGCGACCTCGGCAATTTCGTGGTGCAGAAAGACAGCACCCAGTCCAATCCCACCCTCGCCCGCTTCGACAACGGCGGCATGGTGATCGCCTGGGCGGACTACTATGATATCGAATCCGACATCTATTACAAATACATCAAGTCCGACGGCACCTTCGTGCAGGTCTCGCCTTTGGGCGATGTGCTCACCGACGCCGGGAAAATGCAGTACAATCCACTCATTGTGACCCACGGCAACGACGCCTACGCTCTCTGGGCGGACGGACGCTCCAGCGGCAAGACCGAGATCCTGGGCCTCTACGCGCAAAGGCTTTCCAACGCCACCGTGGCCAACCTCGATCCCGTGGTGCCAGGCTTGGAAGCATTCCGGCTGCTGCAGAACCATCC
- a CDS encoding Hsp33 family molecular chaperone HslO produces the protein MNDQLWRGTAFSGQFRVLAVSSTQTAQTLRDLHDLSPINTLLLGKMISAAAMLSLDLKLPEGEVSLRVDGDGPLKGALMICSGGGDLRGYAFEPRLWLEENEANLFPVRALGNGTLSVIRSYPNKKPATGTTALSAGELALNLAHYFDQSEQIPSVVNLGVLIDKTASVRASGGFIIQQLPDADLRLADELIAALNKTPNVSDLMDMGLALPDILKRFVVKESELELTPAGSIRYNCNCSRDRFERALLLLGEQELSTMQEGIDPQCHFCNATYHFSAQDINALIAALREKP, from the coding sequence ATGAATGACCAACTTTGGCGGGGAACCGCTTTTTCAGGACAGTTCCGGGTGCTGGCGGTATCATCCACCCAAACGGCGCAAACGCTGCGCGACCTGCACGATCTTTCACCGATCAACACGCTGCTGCTGGGCAAAATGATCTCCGCCGCGGCGATGCTGAGCCTGGACCTCAAGCTGCCCGAAGGCGAGGTTTCGCTGCGAGTGGACGGGGACGGGCCTCTGAAAGGCGCCCTGATGATCTGCTCCGGCGGCGGCGATCTGCGCGGCTACGCTTTCGAGCCCCGGCTCTGGCTGGAGGAAAACGAAGCCAACCTTTTCCCTGTGCGGGCTTTGGGAAACGGTACCCTGAGCGTGATCCGCAGCTATCCGAACAAAAAACCGGCGACTGGCACCACAGCCCTCTCCGCAGGCGAACTGGCCCTCAACCTGGCGCACTATTTCGACCAATCGGAGCAGATCCCTTCTGTTGTCAACCTCGGCGTATTGATCGATAAAACCGCTTCTGTTCGGGCTTCCGGGGGGTTCATCATCCAGCAGCTGCCGGATGCCGATCTCAGGCTGGCCGACGAACTGATCGCCGCCTTGAACAAGACGCCCAACGTTTCGGACCTCATGGACATGGGGCTGGCGCTGCCGGATATCCTCAAACGCTTTGTGGTGAAGGAAAGCGAGCTCGAGCTCACTCCGGCTGGTTCCATCCGCTACAACTGCAACTGCTCGAGGGACCGCTTCGAACGCGCCCTGCTGCTGCTGGGGGAACAAGAGCTCTCCACCATGCAGGAGGGCATCGATCCCCAATGCCATTTCTGCAACGCCACCTACCACTTCAGCGCGCAGGACATCAACGCCCTGATCGCAGCTTTAAGGGAGAAGCCATGA
- a CDS encoding CRTAC1 family protein has product MKNLLILTLLIATGLGAISTEDFAWLLDTENFATLQNHANKIEELLAGPETEVRLALEHSLRADLPELELRCRERLALGHHSLEDALAWLRVADQTRVDNATFEKVRQQLVEEFSSPDEQIVLDHFLYGTSDEDFMQELRHVRGYNPVIEDLAREAIDRISVESSDSLALALIDTFERDFPLSEWGQVAYYYKLYHLSGAGNFDAMDALIQEKGFQSDLHLYISAIYMLSPAYRRSRPDNALLLNQVAFMLDSALNDYSHEERVRVLYDFHTPEEWYTRLRFTRLKAEYFSLLAVQNLFGDEAGLIALLPSPGPALQQLLNEIQALSFANNDRGDLAEISYWQGRIEALPDQDFFLLRAARSFTRSLMLGSPRRKYDEACLTALDQLRSRLGVKADLMTWARSLAGYRGAIFEEHPFPDKRYTRVAIGDYNNDGYGDLLFNGNSLYRNEQGQDFVAVSDSVNISQLSSNGGLWADFNLDGWLDFVAISHNSEGLGDALMKNQEGSRFVKVNERAGDIDDRHPTEGAAWVKTGDTGYPSLYAANYETWQVQAGYPDFFWQNDGGYFSDKSVELGFRTPDYTRNPGLAGRGVAPADYDNDGEQEILVTNYRLTRNFCWDHADSLYLDVAARDGLSGRCKDGWYGHSIGADWGDYDNDGDLDLFVANLAHPRYIDISDVSQLLRNDGWACKVIGADTLWHWQFTDVTREAGITYDELHSDPLWLDADNDGWLDLFITSVYQNDRSYLYKNNGDGTFTDVTFLAGARVFNGWGNATADLDRDGFTDLVVGSGNGTKILFNRGHNGFHSLFVKPVWKSGEVLLLTDPAKFSQYPNSPAFGTRVEIKLRRLDGSEYSLVRELSSAKGTTSQSSQELHFGLGGAEIVSIRKINHAQD; this is encoded by the coding sequence ATGAAAAACCTTCTGATCCTTACCCTGTTGATTGCCACAGGGCTTGGGGCCATCAGCACTGAAGATTTCGCGTGGCTGCTCGACACCGAAAACTTCGCGACACTGCAAAACCACGCCAACAAAATTGAGGAACTGCTGGCCGGACCGGAAACCGAGGTCCGCCTTGCGCTGGAACACTCGCTCCGGGCTGACTTGCCGGAATTGGAACTGCGCTGCCGCGAGCGGCTGGCGCTGGGGCACCACTCTTTGGAAGACGCGCTGGCCTGGTTACGGGTCGCCGATCAGACCAGGGTGGACAACGCCACCTTCGAGAAAGTGCGGCAGCAATTGGTGGAGGAATTCAGTTCCCCAGACGAGCAGATCGTGTTGGACCACTTTCTGTATGGGACCTCGGACGAGGATTTCATGCAGGAGTTGCGCCACGTTCGCGGCTACAATCCAGTGATCGAGGACCTGGCCCGGGAGGCGATCGACCGGATCAGCGTGGAAAGCTCCGACTCGCTGGCTTTGGCCCTCATCGACACCTTCGAGCGCGACTTTCCCCTCTCCGAATGGGGCCAGGTGGCCTACTACTACAAACTTTATCATCTCTCCGGCGCCGGCAATTTTGATGCCATGGACGCCCTCATTCAGGAAAAGGGATTCCAGTCCGACCTGCATCTTTACATTTCCGCCATCTACATGCTCAGCCCCGCCTACAGGCGTTCCCGGCCGGACAATGCCCTGCTGCTCAACCAGGTGGCCTTCATGCTCGATTCCGCCCTGAACGACTATTCCCACGAAGAACGTGTGCGGGTGCTTTATGATTTCCACACTCCGGAGGAATGGTACACCCGGCTGCGCTTCACCCGGCTCAAGGCTGAATACTTCTCGCTGCTGGCCGTTCAGAACCTCTTCGGCGACGAAGCAGGGCTCATCGCGCTGCTGCCGTCTCCCGGTCCCGCTTTGCAGCAGTTGCTCAACGAAATCCAGGCGCTCTCGTTCGCGAACAACGACCGGGGTGACCTGGCGGAAATCAGCTATTGGCAGGGGCGGATCGAAGCGCTCCCGGACCAGGATTTCTTTCTCCTGCGGGCAGCCCGGAGCTTCACCCGGTCGCTGATGCTGGGATCACCGCGCCGAAAGTACGACGAGGCCTGCCTCACAGCCCTGGATCAGCTGCGCTCAAGGTTGGGTGTGAAAGCCGATCTGATGACCTGGGCGCGTTCCCTGGCCGGCTACCGGGGTGCCATTTTCGAGGAACATCCTTTCCCGGACAAGCGTTACACTCGGGTGGCCATCGGCGATTACAACAACGACGGCTACGGCGATCTGCTCTTCAATGGCAACTCCCTCTACCGCAACGAACAGGGGCAGGATTTCGTGGCCGTGAGCGATTCCGTGAACATCAGCCAGTTGAGCTCCAACGGCGGGCTCTGGGCCGATTTCAACCTCGACGGCTGGCTGGATTTCGTGGCCATTTCCCACAACTCCGAGGGCCTCGGCGATGCCCTGATGAAGAATCAGGAAGGCAGCCGCTTCGTGAAGGTGAACGAGCGCGCCGGCGACATCGATGACCGCCATCCCACCGAAGGTGCCGCCTGGGTCAAAACCGGCGACACAGGCTATCCCTCGCTCTACGCCGCCAACTACGAGACCTGGCAGGTCCAGGCCGGCTATCCCGACTTCTTCTGGCAAAACGACGGCGGCTACTTTAGCGATAAAAGCGTGGAACTGGGCTTCCGAACACCCGACTACACAAGGAACCCGGGTCTGGCGGGACGGGGCGTGGCCCCCGCGGATTATGACAACGACGGCGAACAGGAGATTCTGGTAACCAACTACCGCCTCACCCGCAATTTCTGCTGGGACCATGCCGACAGCCTATATCTGGACGTGGCCGCGCGGGACGGACTGAGCGGACGCTGCAAGGATGGCTGGTACGGCCACAGCATCGGTGCCGACTGGGGCGACTACGACAACGACGGCGACCTCGACCTCTTCGTCGCCAACCTGGCCCATCCCCGCTACATCGACATCTCGGACGTGAGCCAGTTGCTGCGCAACGATGGCTGGGCCTGCAAGGTGATCGGAGCCGACACCCTCTGGCACTGGCAATTCACTGATGTGACGCGGGAAGCGGGCATCACTTACGATGAACTGCACTCCGATCCCCTTTGGCTGGATGCCGACAACGACGGCTGGCTGGACCTCTTCATCACCTCCGTTTACCAAAACGACCGCTCCTACCTCTATAAAAACAACGGCGACGGCACTTTCACCGACGTGACCTTCCTGGCCGGAGCGAGGGTCTTCAACGGTTGGGGCAACGCCACCGCGGACCTGGACCGGGACGGCTTCACCGATCTGGTGGTGGGCAGCGGCAACGGCACGAAGATCCTCTTCAACCGCGGCCACAACGGATTCCACTCGCTCTTCGTAAAACCCGTCTGGAAAAGCGGCGAAGTGCTGCTGCTAACCGATCCAGCGAAGTTTTCCCAATATCCGAACTCCCCTGCTTTCGGAACCCGGGTGGAAATAAAGCTGAGACGACTCGACGGCAGCGAATACAGCCTGGTCCGTGAGCTCAGCTCCGCCAAGGGCACCACCTCCCAAAGCAGCCAGGAACTGCATTTCGGCCTGGGCGGGGCTGAGATCGTCTCCATCAGGAAGATCAACCATGCGCAAGATTAG
- a CDS encoding SpoIID/LytB domain-containing protein, with protein MLAIVLAVYGAGLNSAEYQDGQLYIEVLLCSGASIDLDPASGVPVDVNLSERDFPLSRGIQTPVRITLESGASLSGWSWLESCEPWNDDSEGVLREAFAWEDSSLVIRRENLVYSEQIFPDKATAQKYARLAGISEKQVLSIPLTHATVRVTGARGAVQYLETPLRFSSADPLLLDGGKLGYDGEFLLKCVEGRLVLTHLLPLEDYVAGVIANEIGSSAPLEAMKAQAVAARTHAVSLLLSNRHKKDGYDLCNTTHCQVYKGKHLQNERVRAAATDTAGEILIREGRIADATYHSCCGGRTDSSKAIWDGASLPHLSGVLCDEAAAGYNLSAEVDARRWISVAGSKTGGSAWEASASAWIKQLGRRELAKNVGLSDIEHLVINRRGSSGRITDITFYGEKAVRYTSEYKIRQAFGGAKSSFFFIEGGFVLADNGGVVIYPLGTVSIKGRGSGHGVGMCQVGALRKARSGEDYRQILFHYYPGTEIGTNWMRHE; from the coding sequence TTGCTTGCGATAGTTCTGGCTGTTTATGGGGCGGGACTGAACAGCGCTGAGTATCAGGACGGGCAACTGTACATTGAGGTGTTGCTCTGCTCCGGGGCCAGTATTGATCTGGATCCCGCCAGCGGGGTCCCTGTGGACGTGAACCTTTCCGAACGGGACTTCCCGCTTTCACGCGGCATTCAAACCCCCGTCCGGATCACATTGGAGAGCGGCGCCTCCCTTTCCGGATGGAGTTGGCTGGAAAGCTGCGAACCCTGGAACGATGATTCCGAAGGTGTTTTACGGGAGGCCTTTGCTTGGGAGGATTCCAGCCTGGTGATCCGGCGGGAAAACCTGGTCTATTCGGAACAAATCTTCCCGGACAAGGCCACAGCGCAGAAATACGCCCGGTTGGCCGGGATCAGCGAAAAGCAGGTCCTGAGCATTCCGCTTACTCACGCCACGGTCCGGGTGACTGGGGCCAGGGGAGCGGTTCAATACCTGGAAACGCCGCTGCGTTTCAGTTCCGCGGATCCCCTCCTGCTGGACGGAGGCAAGCTGGGTTACGACGGCGAGTTCCTGCTGAAATGCGTGGAAGGCAGGCTGGTGCTCACTCATTTGTTGCCTCTGGAAGATTACGTGGCCGGGGTGATCGCCAACGAGATCGGCAGCAGCGCGCCTCTGGAGGCGATGAAAGCCCAGGCCGTGGCGGCCAGGACCCACGCCGTGAGCCTGCTGCTAAGCAACCGCCATAAAAAGGACGGCTACGACCTCTGCAACACAACCCACTGCCAGGTTTACAAGGGCAAGCACCTGCAGAATGAAAGGGTCCGGGCCGCAGCAACAGACACCGCGGGTGAGATCCTCATCCGTGAAGGCCGTATCGCCGACGCCACCTACCACAGCTGCTGCGGGGGCAGGACCGATTCCTCCAAGGCCATCTGGGACGGCGCTTCCCTCCCCCACCTCAGCGGAGTGCTGTGCGATGAAGCGGCTGCCGGTTACAATCTATCGGCCGAAGTGGACGCGAGGCGCTGGATCTCGGTGGCTGGATCCAAAACGGGCGGTAGCGCCTGGGAAGCCTCTGCTTCCGCCTGGATCAAGCAATTGGGCCGCAGGGAGCTGGCCAAAAACGTGGGCTTGTCCGATATCGAACATCTGGTGATCAACCGCCGCGGTAGCTCGGGGCGGATCACGGACATCACCTTTTACGGCGAGAAGGCCGTGCGCTACACCAGTGAATACAAGATCCGCCAGGCCTTTGGCGGTGCCAAATCATCCTTCTTCTTCATTGAGGGCGGCTTTGTGCTGGCCGACAACGGCGGGGTGGTCATCTATCCTTTGGGAACGGTTTCCATCAAAGGCCGCGGCTCGGGACACGGCGTGGGTATGTGCCAGGTGGGGGCTTTGAGGAAGGCCCGCTCCGGCGAGGATTACCGGCAGATCCTGTTTCACTATTATCCGGGCACGGAAATTGGCACAAACTGGATGCGACATGAATGA
- a CDS encoding amidohydrolase family protein has translation MRKIRTKLLTPLTPDAAVIYRDHVIAWDEAGIAFIRRFDPAQDNDCEDRRDLLCLPGLIDVHVHLSQYRIRGAYEPSLLSWLERHVFPEEARSADPAYAQALSDEFFQALFAAGTTTAVIYTAPFAEACDIAFASAAQAGARALIGMTMMDRKSPPELIQTTDYAYSRSVDMYECWHGRNPLLDYIFTPRFALYCSAELMSQTAGFASQQGAWIQTHLSENRHEIEQVLELFGAESYTRIYEKLGMLTERTILAHAIHLDAAELDILASHGCKIAHCPDSNFFLKSGEFNYPALSAKKLQIGIGSDVAAGTTLHMLYHAKLANFRQSAHSLKPERLFHHLTLGNASLLGLDDKIGSLEPGKSADLCFLKLLATAVPDEELLSALCFWGHEWPVEETVIAGRTVFRRLEP, from the coding sequence ATGCGCAAGATTAGGACCAAGCTGCTCACTCCGCTCACCCCGGACGCCGCCGTGATCTACCGGGACCACGTGATCGCCTGGGATGAAGCCGGAATTGCTTTCATCCGCCGCTTCGATCCAGCCCAGGACAACGATTGCGAGGACCGCCGCGACCTGCTTTGCCTGCCCGGCCTCATCGACGTGCACGTGCATCTTTCCCAATACCGCATCCGAGGCGCCTACGAACCCTCTTTGCTGAGCTGGCTGGAACGCCACGTTTTCCCCGAGGAGGCCCGCTCGGCTGATCCCGCCTACGCCCAGGCCCTCTCCGACGAGTTTTTCCAGGCCCTCTTCGCCGCCGGCACCACCACGGCCGTGATCTACACCGCGCCTTTCGCGGAAGCCTGCGACATAGCCTTCGCCAGCGCCGCGCAAGCTGGCGCCAGAGCCTTGATCGGCATGACCATGATGGACCGCAAAAGCCCTCCGGAGCTTATCCAAACCACGGATTACGCCTACTCCCGCTCGGTGGACATGTATGAGTGCTGGCATGGCCGAAACCCTCTGTTGGACTATATCTTCACCCCGCGTTTCGCGCTTTACTGCTCCGCGGAACTGATGTCCCAAACAGCTGGATTCGCCTCCCAGCAAGGCGCCTGGATCCAGACCCATCTTTCGGAGAACCGCCATGAGATCGAGCAGGTGCTCGAGCTTTTCGGCGCGGAGTCCTACACCCGGATCTATGAAAAGCTGGGAATGCTCACAGAAAGAACCATTCTCGCCCACGCCATCCACCTGGATGCGGCTGAACTAGATATTCTGGCCTCCCACGGCTGCAAGATCGCCCACTGCCCCGATTCCAACTTTTTCCTGAAGAGCGGTGAATTCAACTATCCCGCGCTAAGCGCCAAAAAGTTGCAAATTGGCATTGGCAGCGACGTGGCGGCCGGCACCACCCTGCACATGCTCTATCACGCCAAGCTGGCCAATTTCCGCCAAAGCGCGCACTCCCTCAAGCCCGAACGGCTCTTCCACCACCTCACCCTGGGCAATGCCAGCCTGCTGGGCCTGGACGACAAGATCGGCAGCCTGGAGCCCGGCAAGTCAGCCGACCTCTGCTTCCTCAAGCTTCTCGCCACCGCCGTCCCCGATGAGGAACTGCTCTCGGCGCTCTGCTTCTGGGGCCACGAGTGGCCGGTGGAGGAAACCGTGATCGCGGGCAGGACAGTTTTCCGCCGGTTGGAACCATAA